From the genome of Eucalyptus grandis isolate ANBG69807.140 chromosome 2, ASM1654582v1, whole genome shotgun sequence, one region includes:
- the LOC104429270 gene encoding cysteine-rich receptor-like protein kinase 1 has translation MFVALCSACLSKARSYKQIESFVAGDNETHVLTWEARLHIITRSAEGLAHLHGGCGVKIIHRDIKASNVLLDKNLTAKIADFGLARCIAPDESHLSTGIAGTLGYMAPEYLMRGQLTEKADVYAFGVLVLEILSGKKNSTYTQGSSSVLNSVWKHYKSNNLAACIDPALRGKFPVLEASRLLQISLLCTQACMELRPPMSEVIEMLHDKDRVVPQPNQPPFVNASVLFDYSSSRSSTRTHGC, from the exons ATGTTTGTCGCACTCTGCTCTGCTTGTCTTTCTAAAGCTCGATCATATAAGCAAATAGAATCTTTTGTTGCAGGCGACAATGAGACCCATGTCCTAACTTGGGAGGCGAGGCTGCACATCATCACAAGATCAGCTGAGGGCCTTGCACATCTTCATGGAGGCTGTGGAGTGAAAATCATTCACCGGGACATAAAAGCCAGCAACGTTCTCCTCGACAAGAATCTCACAGCGAAGATCGCGGATTTCGGGCTTGCCCGATGCATTGCTCCTGATGAGTCTCATCTTAGCACCGGAATTGCTGGCACACT CGGTTACATGGCACCCGAATATCTCATGAGGGGACAGCTAACAGAGAAAGCCGATGTTTATGCTTTTGGGGTGCTGGTTCTTGAAATCTTGAGTGGTAAAAAGAATAGCACATACACACAAGGGTCGAGCTCGGTATTAAACTCG GTATGGAAGCATTACAAGTCAAATAATTTAGCTGCGTGCATTGATCCGGCCTTACGAGGTAAATTCCCTGTCCTCGAGGCGTCGAGATTGCTCCAAATCAGCCTTCTGTGCACTCAAGCCTGCATGGAATTGCGACCGCCCATGTCTGAAGTCATCGAGATGCTCCACGACAAAGACCGTGTAGTCCCCCAACCGAACCAACCCCCGTTCGTCAACGCTAGTGTGCTATTCGACTATTCCAGTAGCAGAAGCTCTACTCGCACACATGGCTGTTAA
- the LOC104434257 gene encoding cysteine-rich receptor-like protein kinase 42, translating to MRSSGSIGVPLRLLLNLSLLLFFFFLFSLKRTEKKNLITQHFSSRAHEVKRRELINAILDYDFHLLRSSLLALSSFFSLATSDPRITEAGFICGSSNGLLTEKVIPNYIAIMREISESVADQRWGKYSLASPPPALYGLAQCYGDLFENDCLLCHALSRSRLYGCVPNFGRLYLDGCFLRYDGYDFYNETVDPTHDMLKCSSNSTVPADQRERVAEFSDRVDRVLRNVSASAVQNEGFAVAGEDGVGGVAGVYALAQCWSTVDAGGCSVCLENATSKARSCAPGEEARAMNAGCFLRYSTTKFYNIPVNGGSSRVRITIAIASSAAAVTSLVLIGAYIGYKKYFKKKRVHHSLTQLPMTVSKFSLYFKYETLEKATNFFDDSRKLGQGGGGSVYKGNLPNGKVVAVKRLVFNTLQWVDNFFNEVNLINGIRHKNLVKLLGCSIEGPESLLIYEYLPNGSLDQVLFGK from the exons ATGAGATCATCAGGTTCAATCGGAGTTCCCCTCCGGCTCTTGCTCAAtctttccctcctcctcttcttcttcttcctcttctctttgaAGAGAACtgagaagaaaaatttgatAACCCAGCACTTCTCAAGCAGAGCCCATGAAGTCAAACGGAGAGAGCTCATCAATGCGATCCTCGACTACGATTTCCACTTACTTCGCTCTTCTCTGCTCGCGctctcctccttcttttctCTCGCCACCTCCGACCCTCGAATCACCGAGGCGGGCTTCATCTGTGGGAGCTCCAATGGACTCCTCACCGAAAAAGTCATCCCCAACTACATCGCCATCATGAGGGAGATCTCCGAGAGCGTCGCCGACCAGCGCTGGGGCAAATACTCCCTCGCCTCACCGCCACCGGCGTTGTATGGCCTCGCCCAGTGCTACGGCGACCTGTTTGAGAACGACTGCCTCCTCTGCCATGCCCTGAGCCGCAGCCGGCTCTACGGCTGCGTCCCCAACTTCGGCCGGCTCTACCTCGACGGCTGCTTCCTCCGTTACGATGGTTACGACTTCTACAATGAGACCGTCGATCCAACGCACGACATGCTCAAGTGTAGCTCCAATTCCACAGTCCCGGCGGACCAGAGGGAGAGAGTGGCCGAGTTCTCGGACAGGGTAGACCGGGTGCTGAGGAATGTCTCGGCAAGCGCGGTACAGAACGAGGGCTTTGCGGTGGCTGGGGAGGACGGAGTCGGAGGAGTCGCCGGGGTATATGCTTTGGCGCAGTGTTGGAGCACGGTTGATGCCGGCGGTTGCAGTGTTTGTTTGGAGAACGCAACTTCAAAGGCGCGAAGCTGCGCACCCGGAGAAGAAGCGCGGGCCATGAATGCGGGATGCTTCCTCCGTTACTCCACCACGAAGTTCTACAACATCCCAGTTAATGGAG GTTCATCTAGGGTCCGCATCACCATAGCAATAGCCTCATCGGCTGCTGCAGTGACTTCGCTTGTTCTCATTGGTGCATACATTGGATACAAAAAGTACTTCAAGAAGAAACGAG TACATCATAGCCTCACACAATTACCAATGACCGTGAGCAAGTTTAGCTTATATTTCAAGTATGAGACACTAGAGAAGGCCACCAACTTCTTTGATGACTCGAGGAAGCTGGGGCAAGGGGGCGGCGGTTCTGTGTACAAGGGGAATTTACCTAACGGGAAGGTCGTCGCAGTTAAGCGGTTGGTGTTCAACACGCTACAATGGGTGGACAACTTCTTCAACGAGGTGAACCTTATCAATGGGATCCGACACAAGAACCTCGTCAAGCTTTTGGGATGCAGCATTGAAGGCCCGGAGAGCCTCCTCATCTATGAGTATCTTCCTAATGGAAGTCTCGATCAAGTTCTTTTCGGTAAGTAG